A single Verrucomicrobiaceae bacterium DNA region contains:
- a CDS encoding amidohydrolase family protein: MNRRHFLHATTGAALTSCSTFSAPDSLIIDTHQHLWDRRVISPPWLQDAPEVLRHDFVTADYLQANAGLNVKAIYMEVDVAPKDHIQEADDIVAQCRAGNTPTIAATIGGRPAADDFEAYVKRYAGNGIVKGLRQVLHGGSTPAGYCLSRDFIRGVRTLGKHGLNFELTMRPTELKDGAKLIRECPDTRFVLDHCGNGDPKAFNHKLAPGLKRSCTTNEWKRGIDAVAAARADVMCKISGIVAFVPPGQWHAEDLAPVVNHCLDTFGPDRVFFGGDWPVCLLGSPVRSWVDALKQIISSRPTSEQRKLWSGNAVRFYGLKV, encoded by the coding sequence ATGAACCGCCGCCACTTTCTCCACGCCACCACCGGAGCCGCCCTCACCTCCTGCTCGACCTTCAGCGCACCAGACTCGCTCATCATCGACACGCATCAGCACCTTTGGGATCGCCGGGTCATCAGCCCGCCATGGCTCCAGGATGCCCCAGAAGTGCTGCGGCACGATTTTGTGACCGCGGATTACCTCCAAGCCAACGCCGGTCTGAACGTGAAGGCCATCTACATGGAGGTCGATGTGGCACCGAAGGATCATATCCAGGAGGCGGACGACATCGTGGCCCAATGCCGCGCTGGAAACACACCCACCATCGCCGCCACCATCGGCGGCAGACCCGCTGCGGATGATTTTGAGGCGTATGTAAAGCGCTACGCAGGCAATGGCATCGTAAAAGGCCTGCGCCAGGTGCTTCACGGCGGATCCACGCCTGCGGGATACTGCTTGAGCCGTGATTTTATCCGTGGCGTTCGCACACTCGGCAAACACGGCCTCAACTTCGAGCTCACCATGCGCCCCACCGAGCTGAAGGACGGTGCCAAACTCATCCGCGAATGCCCGGATACGCGTTTCGTGCTCGACCACTGCGGCAACGGTGATCCGAAGGCCTTCAACCACAAACTCGCCCCCGGTTTGAAGCGAAGCTGCACCACCAATGAATGGAAGCGCGGCATTGATGCCGTCGCCGCCGCCCGCGCCGATGTGATGTGCAAGATCAGCGGCATCGTCGCCTTCGTCCCACCGGGCCAATGGCATGCCGAGGACCTTGCCCCCGTCGTGAACCACTGCCTCGACACCTTTGGCCCCGACCGCGTCTTCTTCGGCGGCGACTGGCCTGTCTGCCTCCTCGGCAGTCCCGTCCGCAGCTGGGTGGATGCGCTGAAGCAGATCATCTCCTCACGCCCCACCAGTGAGCAGCGGAAGCTGTGGAGCGGGAATGCAGTGCGGTTTTATGGGCTGAAGGTTTGA
- a CDS encoding SLBB domain-containing protein translates to MHLSRLLHSTPSWLLDVAIQSTVLLVIAGAVTTLAPRLSAARRHFIQAASLLLIPIIMLCSSLAPSWRIPQSMWTAAPTHTEQHADPFAATTALPAVATNISMMVSPADAAPSSIWAWIWLAGIGGGCIAIGFAARSLRRLSASSHPVASPEVQRAFQEETASLHLQHRNICLRMSHDCPVPMTWGLRHPVVLLPPQAAEWPQDRLRLVLRHELAHIARGDHLISLLTTVSAFLLWFHPLTWLMLRASQLTREQACDDLAFAQSDQSAADFAQELLAAVASLGTPSGRRWLPLALAMSISAGAKAMRFRLANIIQPDRTRQSYSAAQKAALLLPLLIGSFALAGLTACRKAATPPAAAKDAQILVTSRFISVPVDSPVLAEAGLVLNDGSDLQNLGILNEEQINSLLNKLAQQKGVHLLSAPSVTTRSGQKATMEITREFIYPTEFEPAKQLAKDQPVIPTTPTAFEMRPVGIRMDVTPEVGSNDSIELVISPEITSFEGFIDYGSPVRKAGDTTGTPLTQNEVKQAVFHSLKTTTSVVLQGGQSVVFGGLGRPHDSQLTGKPDFNAAAPHLTTDRLPETQELIFFVIQAKRIEVTGAPMQPAKPKTASHSPEEPTVTIFGQVRRQGKYTLKPGMTAQDLISQANGLSEHANATKAELERGPQNARTKQSLDLTREGTKPLENGDILIVPER, encoded by the coding sequence ATGCACCTCAGCCGACTCCTTCACTCCACACCGAGTTGGCTACTCGATGTGGCGATTCAAAGCACCGTGCTCCTCGTCATCGCGGGCGCTGTGACCACGCTCGCGCCACGACTGTCTGCGGCGCGGAGACACTTCATCCAGGCGGCCTCGTTGCTCCTCATCCCCATCATCATGCTATGCAGCTCCCTCGCTCCGAGCTGGCGCATCCCGCAGAGCATGTGGACGGCTGCTCCTACCCACACCGAGCAGCATGCGGATCCCTTCGCCGCTACTACGGCACTGCCAGCAGTAGCTACGAATATCTCCATGATGGTGAGCCCGGCTGATGCCGCCCCTTCATCCATCTGGGCATGGATTTGGCTCGCCGGCATCGGTGGCGGATGCATCGCCATCGGCTTCGCGGCACGGTCACTGCGGCGATTGAGCGCATCCTCACATCCAGTCGCTTCGCCGGAGGTGCAGCGGGCCTTTCAGGAGGAAACGGCATCCTTACACCTCCAGCATCGTAACATCTGCCTACGCATGAGCCACGACTGCCCAGTGCCGATGACCTGGGGCCTGCGGCACCCAGTCGTGCTCCTGCCACCACAGGCTGCGGAGTGGCCGCAGGATCGGCTACGGCTTGTTCTACGGCATGAGTTGGCACACATCGCACGTGGGGATCACCTCATCTCACTGCTCACCACAGTCTCCGCATTTCTGCTATGGTTTCATCCACTCACCTGGCTCATGCTGCGGGCTAGTCAGCTCACCCGTGAGCAGGCCTGCGACGATCTCGCTTTCGCCCAGAGCGATCAGAGTGCGGCTGACTTCGCGCAGGAGCTTTTAGCCGCCGTCGCATCGCTGGGCACACCTTCGGGTCGCCGTTGGCTGCCACTGGCACTCGCCATGTCCATCTCCGCAGGTGCCAAAGCCATGCGCTTCCGTCTGGCGAATATCATTCAGCCAGATCGCACACGCCAGAGCTACTCCGCCGCGCAAAAAGCAGCGCTGCTGCTGCCGCTACTGATCGGTAGCTTCGCACTGGCCGGGCTAACGGCCTGTCGCAAAGCCGCCACCCCACCCGCAGCAGCCAAAGACGCCCAAATCCTAGTCACTAGCCGTTTCATCAGCGTGCCCGTGGACTCCCCCGTACTCGCTGAAGCGGGACTCGTGCTCAATGATGGCTCCGATCTGCAAAACCTCGGTATTTTGAACGAGGAGCAGATCAACAGCCTGCTCAATAAGCTCGCTCAACAAAAAGGCGTCCATCTCCTGAGTGCCCCGAGCGTCACCACACGCAGTGGCCAAAAGGCGACCATGGAAATCACGCGTGAATTCATCTATCCCACCGAATTCGAGCCTGCAAAACAGCTCGCCAAAGACCAGCCCGTCATCCCCACGACCCCCACAGCCTTTGAAATGCGTCCCGTCGGCATCCGCATGGATGTCACGCCGGAAGTGGGAAGCAATGACTCGATCGAATTGGTCATCAGTCCTGAAATCACCAGCTTCGAGGGCTTCATCGACTACGGCTCACCCGTTCGGAAAGCTGGCGACACCACCGGCACTCCGCTCACACAGAATGAAGTGAAGCAAGCCGTCTTTCACAGCCTGAAGACGACGACGAGCGTGGTGCTCCAAGGTGGTCAAAGCGTTGTCTTCGGTGGTCTAGGCAGACCACATGACTCTCAGCTCACTGGCAAGCCCGATTTCAATGCCGCAGCGCCCCATCTCACCACGGATCGCCTGCCAGAGACCCAAGAGCTCATCTTTTTCGTCATTCAAGCCAAGAGGATCGAGGTCACGGGAGCCCCTATGCAGCCTGCCAAGCCGAAAACAGCCTCCCACAGCCCCGAAGAGCCTACTGTGACCATTTTCGGCCAAGTCAGACGCCAGGGCAAATACACGCTCAAACCCGGCATGACGGCCCAAGACCTCATTTCCCAAGCAAATGGCCTATCAGAGCACGCAAACGCTACCAAAGCAGAACTCGAGCGCGGCCCGCAAAACGCTCGCACCAAGCAAAGTCTCGATCTCACTCGCGAAGGCACCAAACCACTCGAAAACGGCGACATCCTCATCGTGCCCGAGCGGTGA
- a CDS encoding BlaI/MecI/CopY family transcriptional regulator, which yields MKKTPPLSRREREVMDIIFARGEATLSTISEDMESPPTRPALRSILTILESKGHLRHRQEGREFIYLPVHSREEVGQSTLSRVIGTFFGGSLKQAMAAYLSHPQTQLTEADVTELRRFLDQAKRKKS from the coding sequence ATGAAAAAAACGCCCCCACTCAGTCGCCGTGAACGTGAGGTCATGGACATCATCTTTGCTCGCGGTGAGGCCACGCTTTCGACGATCTCAGAGGACATGGAGTCCCCGCCCACGCGGCCTGCGCTGCGCTCCATCCTCACCATCCTGGAGAGCAAGGGCCATCTCCGTCACCGGCAGGAGGGGCGAGAGTTCATTTATCTCCCAGTGCATTCGCGGGAGGAGGTGGGCCAAAGCACGCTCAGTCGGGTCATCGGCACCTTTTTTGGCGGATCGCTGAAGCAAGCCATGGCCGCCTATCTCAGCCACCCGCAGACTCAGCTCACTGAGGCGGATGTCACCGAGCTGCGCCGCTTTCTCGATCAGGCCAAACGCAAAAAATCCTAA
- a CDS encoding response regulator codes for MAAPTAHAAENEHDLRLRIHEQEAMLHRLRMRLPYPPAGGVDELARSEERFALAVRGTNDGIWDWDIRTNEVFFSPRWKNMIGYEDEELANTFAAFEQLIHPEDHERVLRELQAYLAGQIERYAVEFRFRHKDGSWRWILARGRALRDPDGKPYRMAGSHTDITEQKNTEEQLRHARLAAEAANRAKSAFLANMSHEIRTPMNGIIGMAELLLKTDLDPKQHEYLLMLKSSAESLLSLLNDVLDFSKIEAGKMELDEQDFDLRHTIADTLLALSVRAMQKNLTLTHTVAEDVPAMLLGDDGRLRQIFINLVGNAIKFTDRGGISMSVRIESRAMDRVTLHFEIRDTGIGIPPESQPRIFDAFTQAESTTNRRYGGTGLGLAICRDLVELMHGHIWVESEPGQGSTFHFIANFGNARGTETAPAITAGAAGMLPLAEKPMHILVVEDGRVNQLVAAKLLEDRGHKVDVASNGLEAVDAVRQHSFDVILMDVQMPEMNGFQATAAIRQIEEKHGGHVPIIAMTANALKGDREQCIAAGMDDYVAKPIHSADLLHAVERFMHGRAAAPPRQELSEAVLSEKPRRRTASAFKAEAFIKAAGGPEMARELIAIYAEDSAQFLQSASQALTAGNAVALYEAAHSLKGMLGVYTATRASETASHLCHLAQDGDLFGARALLEKLKKECTKLGTALESLKERVG; via the coding sequence ATGGCCGCACCCACTGCCCACGCTGCTGAAAACGAGCATGACCTACGACTGCGCATCCATGAGCAGGAGGCCATGCTGCATCGTCTGCGCATGCGCCTGCCATATCCGCCCGCAGGCGGGGTGGATGAGCTCGCGCGGAGTGAGGAGCGCTTCGCCCTGGCTGTGCGTGGCACCAATGACGGCATCTGGGACTGGGACATACGGACCAATGAAGTCTTCTTCTCCCCGCGCTGGAAGAACATGATCGGCTACGAGGACGAAGAGCTGGCCAATACCTTCGCCGCCTTTGAGCAGCTCATCCATCCAGAGGACCACGAGCGGGTGCTGCGTGAGCTACAGGCCTACCTAGCCGGCCAGATCGAGCGCTATGCCGTGGAGTTCCGCTTTCGACATAAAGATGGCTCCTGGCGCTGGATTCTCGCCCGTGGCCGTGCCCTGCGTGATCCTGATGGCAAGCCCTACCGCATGGCGGGCTCGCACACCGACATCACAGAGCAAAAAAACACCGAAGAGCAGCTACGCCACGCCCGCCTCGCTGCTGAGGCTGCCAATCGTGCCAAAAGTGCCTTCCTCGCGAACATGAGCCATGAAATCCGTACGCCGATGAATGGCATCATCGGTATGGCGGAGCTGCTGCTGAAGACGGATCTCGACCCCAAGCAGCATGAGTACCTCCTGATGCTGAAAAGCTCTGCGGAGAGTCTGCTCTCGCTGCTCAATGACGTGCTCGATTTCTCCAAGATCGAAGCTGGCAAAATGGAGCTCGATGAGCAGGACTTTGATCTGCGGCACACCATTGCAGACACGCTGCTCGCTCTGAGTGTGCGTGCGATGCAGAAGAATCTCACGCTCACACACACCGTGGCAGAGGACGTGCCCGCCATGCTCCTGGGGGATGATGGCCGCCTGCGGCAGATTTTCATCAATCTCGTGGGCAATGCCATCAAGTTCACCGATCGCGGCGGTATCTCCATGAGCGTCCGCATCGAAAGCCGTGCGATGGACCGCGTGACACTGCATTTTGAGATTCGCGACACGGGCATCGGCATCCCGCCGGAGTCCCAGCCACGCATTTTCGATGCCTTTACGCAGGCAGAGAGCACGACGAACCGTCGCTACGGTGGCACCGGGCTCGGGCTAGCCATCTGCCGCGACCTCGTGGAGCTCATGCATGGCCACATCTGGGTGGAGAGCGAGCCTGGCCAAGGCAGCACCTTCCACTTCATCGCGAATTTTGGCAATGCACGCGGCACAGAGACAGCGCCAGCCATCACCGCTGGTGCCGCAGGCATGCTCCCACTGGCGGAGAAGCCCATGCACATCCTCGTCGTCGAAGACGGGCGTGTGAACCAGCTCGTCGCAGCGAAATTGCTCGAAGACCGTGGGCACAAAGTCGATGTCGCCTCGAACGGACTCGAAGCCGTCGATGCCGTGCGGCAGCACAGCTTTGACGTCATCCTCATGGACGTGCAGATGCCAGAGATGAATGGCTTTCAGGCCACTGCCGCCATCCGCCAGATCGAGGAAAAGCACGGCGGCCATGTGCCCATCATCGCCATGACTGCCAATGCGCTCAAAGGCGACCGCGAGCAGTGCATCGCCGCAGGCATGGACGACTACGTGGCCAAGCCCATCCACAGTGCCGATCTCCTGCATGCCGTAGAGCGTTTCATGCATGGCCGAGCGGCTGCCCCACCGCGCCAAGAGCTCTCCGAGGCAGTTTTGAGTGAAAAACCACGCCGCCGCACTGCAAGCGCCTTCAAGGCAGAGGCCTTCATCAAGGCCGCTGGCGGCCCAGAAATGGCGCGGGAGCTCATCGCCATTTACGCAGAAGATTCGGCCCAATTCCTCCAAAGCGCCTCTCAGGCCCTCACGGCTGGAAACGCCGTCGCACTCTATGAGGCCGCACACTCGCTCAAAGGCATGCTCGGCGTCTATACGGCCACGCGTGCCTCTGAAACAGCCTCACACCTTTGTCACCTCGCTCAGGACGGCGATCTCTTCGGTGCCCGTGCTCTTTTAGAGAAGCTCAAAAAAGAATGCACCAAGCTCGGCACCGCCCTGGAAAGCCTCAAGGAGCGTGTAGGCTGA
- a CDS encoding Gfo/Idh/MocA family oxidoreductase, whose translation MHRRHLLTALAALPLSSFAADKKYRVAIIGHTGRGNYGHGLDTMWKAIPATEIAAIADADAQGLDAEMKKIGTGKPYADYRAMLATEKPDIVAIGPRQIDQHRDMLLAAIEHGARGIYIEKPFVRSCAEADEVIAAAAKTGTKIAIAHRNRYHPALAEAAKLIASGAIGQVIEMRGRGKEDARGGGLDMWVLGSHVMGTALALGGAALACTAGVYQKGKPATKAGVKDGDEGIGPLTGDEVHARFEMQSGVPLFFDSIHDARQKKPAYDDPASFGLRIFGNQGVIDFRMDQEPFAWIQAGKEARQPILPDKEIGRRVASHEIPGLDLLAAIEQDRAPLCDAAHGRQLIEMISAVFESHIQGGKRVTLPLTKRENPLAVW comes from the coding sequence ATGCACCGCCGCCATCTCCTCACCGCCCTCGCCGCTCTCCCTCTGTCCTCTTTCGCCGCAGATAAAAAATACCGCGTGGCCATCATCGGTCACACGGGCCGTGGGAACTACGGCCACGGCCTGGATACGATGTGGAAGGCCATCCCCGCTACGGAAATAGCCGCCATCGCGGATGCAGATGCGCAGGGACTCGATGCGGAGATGAAAAAAATCGGCACCGGCAAGCCCTACGCCGACTACCGGGCCATGCTGGCCACTGAGAAGCCAGACATCGTGGCTATCGGCCCGCGCCAGATCGACCAGCACCGCGACATGCTGCTGGCCGCCATCGAGCACGGTGCCAGGGGCATCTACATCGAAAAGCCCTTTGTGCGCTCCTGTGCCGAGGCGGATGAGGTCATCGCTGCCGCTGCCAAAACCGGCACCAAGATCGCCATCGCTCACCGCAACCGCTACCACCCTGCCCTGGCCGAGGCGGCAAAGCTCATCGCCAGCGGTGCCATCGGCCAAGTGATCGAAATGCGTGGCCGGGGCAAAGAAGACGCACGCGGCGGCGGGCTAGATATGTGGGTGCTGGGCTCCCATGTCATGGGCACCGCACTCGCCCTAGGTGGTGCCGCGCTGGCCTGCACGGCAGGTGTTTATCAAAAGGGCAAACCCGCCACCAAAGCGGGTGTCAAAGACGGCGACGAGGGCATCGGCCCACTCACGGGTGATGAGGTGCATGCCCGCTTCGAGATGCAGAGTGGCGTCCCGCTCTTCTTCGATAGCATCCATGATGCACGCCAGAAAAAGCCTGCCTACGACGATCCGGCATCCTTTGGCCTGCGTATCTTTGGCAATCAGGGCGTGATCGACTTCCGCATGGACCAGGAGCCCTTCGCGTGGATTCAGGCGGGCAAAGAAGCCCGCCAGCCGATCCTCCCGGACAAAGAAATCGGACGCCGAGTCGCCAGCCATGAAATCCCCGGCCTCGATCTGCTCGCCGCTATCGAGCAGGACCGCGCACCACTCTGCGATGCCGCCCACGGTCGCCAGCTCATCGAGATGATCAGCGCCGTCTTTGAATCCCACATCCAAGGCGGCAAACGCGTCACACTACCGCTCACGAAACGGGAGAATCCGCTCGCGGTTTGGTGA
- the recG gene encoding ATP-dependent DNA helicase RecG, producing the protein MGRVFPDLQLALLAVPGMPTHVPRALAKEGISTMADVVWHLPFRHEDRRRMDALAFQASELPACHHVIITKCANKFFGRGKGTFEATVEQAGGGLGQQLTLKWWSMPWLSKSLAEGMELIVFGVIKEFKGRLSMVHPEYEVIKGAGDDEAAKIHTGRITPVYRLRGGMTQKALRVAAWHVFEHLPPDFISDLLPTPSAQSEFAGMSRAKALREVHFASDEATLATARRYLALEEFFGYQLRVAQRRRKMIHAGGRPQNGSGELLRDFLAELPFQLTEAQSRCLDEIHRDMASRIPMNRLLHGDVGSGKTVVAFAAMLRAVESGAQGVLMAPTQILAEQHAQNARKWLEPLGLTIALRTGNKKDDTHRPHIVIGTHALLFDDELLSNAGLIVIDEQHKFGVAQRAKLIRKSNTPDVLVMTATPIPRTLTLTVYGDLDVSTIDQRPRDGVKIITKVRAKSKQAEAAKFLRDQIEEGRQGFIVYPLIEESAKVDAGAAVKGHAEWSKQLAPLEVGLLHGKLSPEEKEDVMKRFRAGRFDALVSTTVIEVGIDVPNATVMFIHDAGRFGLAQLHQLRGRIGRGAHTSYCVLFVDDKDEENKQRLAIMEETRDGFLIAEEDLKRRGPGDILGHAQSGDAPLRFGELLADTRLVRLARQLADRVLEEDPELQRPALAAFREEVATPEKAQAMMQ; encoded by the coding sequence ATGGGCCGCGTGTTCCCAGACCTCCAGCTCGCCCTCCTCGCCGTCCCCGGCATGCCTACGCATGTGCCGCGTGCTTTGGCGAAAGAGGGCATCAGCACGATGGCGGATGTGGTCTGGCATTTGCCCTTCCGGCATGAGGACCGGCGGCGGATGGATGCGCTGGCTTTTCAGGCCTCTGAGCTGCCAGCCTGCCATCACGTCATCATCACCAAGTGTGCGAATAAATTCTTTGGCCGTGGAAAAGGGACTTTCGAGGCCACGGTGGAGCAGGCCGGTGGCGGACTCGGGCAGCAGCTCACGCTGAAGTGGTGGAGCATGCCCTGGCTGTCCAAATCACTCGCCGAGGGCATGGAGCTGATCGTCTTCGGCGTGATCAAGGAATTCAAAGGCCGCCTCTCGATGGTGCACCCGGAGTACGAGGTCATCAAAGGCGCTGGCGATGATGAAGCGGCCAAAATCCACACCGGGCGCATCACACCCGTGTACAGGCTACGCGGAGGCATGACGCAGAAGGCGCTGCGCGTGGCTGCATGGCATGTCTTTGAGCATCTGCCGCCCGATTTCATCAGCGACCTACTGCCCACACCCTCCGCGCAGAGCGAGTTCGCCGGCATGAGCCGCGCCAAGGCCCTGCGAGAGGTGCATTTCGCCAGCGATGAGGCCACGCTGGCCACTGCGAGGCGCTATTTGGCCCTGGAGGAGTTTTTCGGCTACCAGCTCCGCGTCGCTCAAAGACGCCGAAAAATGATCCACGCAGGCGGAAGGCCGCAAAATGGCTCCGGCGAGCTTTTGCGAGATTTTTTGGCCGAACTGCCCTTCCAGCTCACCGAGGCCCAAAGTCGCTGTTTGGACGAAATCCATCGTGACATGGCCAGCCGCATCCCCATGAACCGCCTGCTCCACGGCGATGTCGGCAGCGGCAAGACCGTCGTCGCCTTTGCCGCCATGCTCCGCGCTGTCGAGAGCGGTGCTCAAGGCGTGCTGATGGCCCCGACGCAGATTTTGGCCGAGCAACACGCCCAAAACGCCCGCAAGTGGCTGGAGCCACTGGGACTCACCATCGCCCTGCGGACGGGGAACAAAAAAGACGACACGCATCGCCCACACATCGTCATTGGCACGCATGCGCTGCTCTTTGATGACGAGCTGCTCTCCAATGCCGGCCTCATCGTGATCGACGAGCAGCATAAATTCGGCGTCGCACAGCGAGCAAAGCTCATCCGTAAGTCCAACACACCCGATGTGCTCGTCATGACAGCCACGCCCATCCCGCGCACGCTCACGCTCACCGTTTATGGTGATCTCGATGTCTCCACCATCGACCAGCGGCCACGCGATGGCGTGAAAATCATCACCAAGGTGCGAGCGAAGTCGAAGCAGGCTGAGGCCGCGAAATTCCTGCGCGATCAGATCGAGGAAGGCCGCCAGGGCTTCATCGTTTATCCACTCATCGAGGAATCCGCCAAAGTGGATGCCGGAGCCGCGGTCAAAGGCCACGCCGAGTGGTCCAAGCAGCTCGCCCCGCTCGAAGTTGGCCTCCTGCACGGCAAACTGAGCCCCGAGGAAAAGGAGGACGTGATGAAGCGCTTCCGCGCTGGCCGCTTTGATGCCCTGGTGAGCACCACCGTCATCGAGGTAGGCATCGACGTGCCCAATGCCACCGTCATGTTCATCCATGACGCGGGCCGTTTTGGTTTAGCGCAGCTTCATCAGTTGCGTGGCCGCATCGGACGCGGAGCCCACACCAGCTACTGCGTTTTATTTGTCGATGACAAGGATGAGGAGAACAAGCAACGCCTCGCCATCATGGAGGAGACGCGGGATGGCTTCCTCATCGCGGAGGAAGATCTGAAACGCCGTGGCCCCGGCGACATCCTCGGTCATGCGCAGAGTGGAGACGCTCCGCTGCGCTTCGGAGAGCTGCTGGCGGATACACGGCTCGTCCGCCTCGCACGCCAACTGGCCGACCGCGTGCTGGAGGAGGACCCAGAGCTCCAGCGCCCAGCTTTAGCCGCCTTCCGCGAGGAAGTCGCGACTCCAGAGAAAGCCCAGGCCATGATGCAGTGA
- a CDS encoding PQQ-like beta-propeller repeat protein: MLRSATFVFFAVTLHAADWPMWRHDPGRTAATTQKMPAEPHLLWSRELPPLRPAFKEQRLQFDRSYEPVVAGKRLLVGSSREDCIIAFDTDSGEELWRALADGPVRFAPVIVGETAIFGSDDGIVRCVKLADGSTVWQKRAVPSNRLLLGNQRLISVWPVRGGPVAKEGRVYFAAGVWPLEGTFVFCCDAATGTEIWRNDRCSYLYGTHPHATEAMGGLAPQGYLLIDGEDLIVPCSTAYPARLDLKTGAIKEFELPSAGRLTGGWFASTPAEKEAAKLRRRGLLFDEAISAKRHEDKPRAEGQKGIQRTLNAADKEVPFDTFTNAHSVILADDKCFVVTTDGVLSAYGPGSGETKRWKREIILQKADEDLAKAAIAAAGTNRGYALMIGPNKPGLIEAILLNSQYHLVVLAEDYDAGFRLRKAGLYGERVVVVGSHDRAALLLCQHHF, translated from the coding sequence ATGCTCCGCTCTGCCACCTTCGTTTTTTTCGCCGTCACTCTTCACGCCGCCGACTGGCCCATGTGGAGGCACGACCCCGGCCGCACGGCCGCAACGACGCAAAAAATGCCCGCAGAGCCCCATCTGCTCTGGTCACGCGAGCTGCCACCACTGCGCCCGGCCTTCAAAGAACAGCGCTTGCAGTTCGATCGCAGCTACGAGCCCGTCGTGGCCGGAAAGCGCCTCCTCGTCGGCAGTTCACGCGAGGATTGCATCATCGCCTTCGATACGGATAGCGGCGAAGAGCTCTGGCGAGCACTCGCCGATGGGCCCGTGCGTTTCGCGCCTGTCATCGTCGGCGAAACGGCCATCTTCGGCTCTGACGACGGCATCGTGCGCTGCGTGAAACTCGCCGATGGCAGCACTGTCTGGCAAAAACGGGCCGTTCCCTCGAATCGACTGCTTCTCGGCAATCAGCGCCTCATCTCCGTGTGGCCCGTGCGCGGCGGACCGGTGGCCAAAGAGGGCCGCGTTTACTTCGCCGCCGGTGTTTGGCCTCTCGAAGGCACGTTCGTATTTTGCTGCGATGCCGCCACCGGCACCGAGATCTGGCGAAACGACCGCTGCTCCTACCTCTACGGCACGCATCCACACGCCACCGAGGCCATGGGTGGCCTCGCGCCGCAGGGCTATTTGCTGATCGACGGCGAGGATCTCATCGTGCCATGCAGCACGGCGTATCCGGCGCGGTTGGATTTGAAGACGGGTGCGATCAAAGAATTCGAGCTACCGTCCGCTGGTCGGCTGACAGGTGGCTGGTTCGCTTCGACGCCCGCTGAAAAAGAAGCCGCGAAGCTCCGCCGCCGCGGCCTTCTCTTTGACGAAGCCATCAGCGCGAAACGCCACGAGGACAAACCGCGAGCCGAAGGCCAGAAAGGCATCCAGCGCACCCTCAACGCCGCCGACAAAGAAGTCCCCTTTGACACCTTCACCAATGCCCACAGCGTCATCCTCGCCGATGACAAATGCTTCGTCGTCACCACCGACGGCGTCTTGAGCGCCTACGGCCCCGGTAGCGGCGAAACGAAGCGCTGGAAGCGGGAAATTATCCTTCAAAAAGCAGACGAAGACCTCGCAAAAGCTGCCATCGCTGCGGCAGGCACTAATCGTGGTTACGCTCTCATGATTGGTCCAAACAAGCCCGGATTGATCGAAGCCATCCTGCTCAATAGCCAATATCATCTCGTCGTTTTGGCCGAAGACTACGATGCAGGTTTCCGGTTGAGAAAAGCAGGACTTTATGGTGAACGCGTCGTGGTCGTTGGGAGTCATGACCGAGCTGCCTTGCTACTTTGCCAGCATCATTTTTGA
- a CDS encoding bifunctional nuclease family protein, with protein sequence MNQEVIAVQVRAVLPLEGSFAVFLGNSDKTFVIYVDEGVGAAISMFMRGVAKERPLTHDLIAHILLAFGGKVERVIINHVEGSVFHARLILSAENELHIRKVVEIDARPSDSIALAVHQNAPIYVAAEVWSAVDDVSETLARIEAEGLKSTAEAIVPPGVEEMVSDEDGVEDEDVADEVEDEELAAFSDEIIDAIADQSGISPNNDTYDDGYGHLDDDDEEGEEWKKG encoded by the coding sequence ATGAATCAGGAAGTCATCGCCGTGCAGGTGCGTGCCGTCTTGCCACTGGAGGGCAGCTTTGCCGTCTTCCTCGGCAACTCGGACAAAACATTCGTCATCTACGTGGACGAGGGAGTCGGCGCAGCCATTTCCATGTTCATGCGCGGCGTGGCAAAGGAGCGCCCACTTACCCATGACCTCATCGCACACATTCTGCTGGCCTTCGGTGGCAAAGTGGAGCGCGTCATCATCAATCACGTCGAAGGCAGCGTCTTCCACGCCCGGCTCATCCTCTCCGCAGAGAACGAGCTCCACATCCGCAAAGTCGTGGAGATCGACGCACGCCCCAGTGATAGCATCGCCCTAGCGGTGCATCAAAATGCGCCCATCTACGTCGCGGCGGAGGTTTGGAGTGCTGTCGATGACGTGAGCGAAACTCTCGCCCGCATCGAGGCAGAGGGGCTCAAATCCACCGCCGAGGCCATCGTGCCCCCTGGCGTGGAGGAAATGGTCTCCGATGAGGACGGCGTGGAGGATGAAGACGTGGCCGATGAGGTGGAGGACGAAGAGCTCGCGGCCTTCTCCGACGAAATCATCGACGCTATCGCGGATCAATCTGGCATCTCTCCGAACAACGACACCTACGATGACGGCTACGGCCATCTCGATGATGACGACGAAGAGGGTGAAGAGTGGAAGAAGGGCTGA